Proteins found in one Serratia plymuthica genomic segment:
- a CDS encoding LysR substrate-binding domain-containing protein codes for MKKTEEYEALLPNDPPLRAVRAFEAIARLGSITAAAKELAISPSAVSHQLKTLEAFLQMPLTERQGRNLILRSEGREYYRSIRSAFNVLRQATEHVREQSASRQVTISLIPLFGMGWFIPRLHGFLRENPDIDINVVYANHRNYLSDAADMSIRFGVGQWTGYRSEKLMSGKMVPVCSRSFIRLHGLLDTPDQLLPLPLLHDEERNTWMQWFQQAGVRRPLRSTGPMFEDGLLTLAAVQSGLGCALMREPLIEPYLNSGELVKLFDRPIDDGRDYYLCVRADSELSQEGLNLQKWLLREAAGQ; via the coding sequence ATGAAAAAAACAGAAGAATACGAGGCGCTGCTGCCGAACGATCCGCCGCTGCGCGCTGTAAGGGCGTTCGAGGCTATCGCCCGCCTGGGCAGCATTACCGCGGCAGCGAAGGAGCTTGCGATCTCGCCTTCGGCCGTCAGCCATCAGCTCAAAACGCTGGAGGCTTTTCTGCAAATGCCGCTCACCGAACGGCAGGGCCGCAACCTGATCCTGCGCAGCGAAGGGCGCGAGTATTACCGCTCGATCCGCTCGGCGTTTAACGTGTTGCGCCAGGCGACGGAGCATGTGCGTGAGCAATCGGCTTCCCGGCAGGTGACCATCAGCCTGATCCCGCTGTTCGGCATGGGCTGGTTTATTCCGCGTTTGCACGGTTTTCTGCGCGAGAATCCCGATATCGACATCAACGTTGTGTACGCCAATCACCGCAACTATCTGAGCGACGCCGCCGATATGTCGATTCGCTTTGGCGTGGGGCAATGGACCGGCTATCGCAGCGAAAAGCTGATGTCCGGCAAAATGGTGCCGGTGTGCAGCCGCAGTTTTATCAGGCTGCACGGGCTGCTGGATACGCCGGATCAACTTTTGCCGCTGCCGTTGTTGCACGACGAAGAACGCAATACCTGGATGCAGTGGTTCCAGCAGGCCGGCGTCAGGCGGCCGCTGCGCAGCACCGGGCCGATGTTCGAGGATGGCCTGCTGACGCTGGCGGCGGTGCAGTCGGGGCTGGGCTGCGCCCTGATGCGCGAGCCGCTGATCGAACCCTATCTGAACAGCGGCGAGCTGGTTAAGTTGTTTGACAGGCCGATTGACGATGGCCGCGATTATTACCTGTGCGTACGGGCAGACAGCGAGCTGTCGCAAGAAGGGCTGAACCTGCAGAAATGGTTGCTGCGCGAGGCCGCAGGCCAATAA